One window of Chamaesiphon minutus PCC 6605 genomic DNA carries:
- a CDS encoding sensor histidine kinase → MPLRTHSPSTSSGSPTHPSQTLSLLSLKRYSLLWVTIGLFGIVFTLEMLTPAEYVMGYLYISPILFVKPRLNRSSTLLITTIAVFLTLLNIWIPGRETIQPAMVANRLITVVALIVTGLLSDRNLQIQQALAQQQAKLQVQEQLASLREDFTSTLAHDLKTPILGALETLKAFDREQFGEVQPKQKHVLGVTIRSHQTTLQLVETLLDVYRNDIEGLHLCQIPIDLSKLAESATTALFDLATSRRVHLSLNYGESEFRQFLWVNGDAFQLERVFANLLTNAINHSPRGAKVEVILGTQGAQQVVKVMDTGAGIQPDEMPHLFGRFYQGESDRQASGSGLGLYLARQIVEAHDGTIWAENRSPQGAVFGFRIPAITHALNS, encoded by the coding sequence ATGCCACTGCGGACTCATTCACCAAGTACCTCTTCAGGATCGCCAACTCACCCATCGCAAACGTTGTCTTTACTCAGTCTGAAAAGATACTCGCTGTTGTGGGTGACAATCGGTTTATTCGGCATCGTATTTACTTTAGAGATGCTCACTCCCGCCGAGTATGTGATGGGATACCTCTACATCAGTCCGATTTTGTTTGTCAAACCGCGACTCAACCGTAGTAGTACCCTACTGATTACGACGATCGCGGTATTTTTAACTTTGCTAAATATCTGGATTCCAGGTAGAGAAACAATTCAACCTGCAATGGTGGCAAATCGACTGATTACTGTCGTCGCGCTAATCGTCACGGGACTTTTGAGCGATCGCAATCTTCAGATTCAGCAAGCTTTGGCACAACAGCAAGCCAAACTCCAAGTCCAAGAACAACTAGCGAGCCTGCGGGAGGATTTTACCTCGACATTGGCGCACGATCTCAAAACGCCGATTTTGGGTGCCCTAGAGACGCTCAAAGCCTTCGATCGCGAGCAATTTGGTGAGGTGCAACCCAAGCAAAAACATGTCTTGGGCGTGACGATCCGCTCTCATCAAACAACCTTACAATTGGTAGAAACCCTGCTCGATGTCTATCGAAATGATATCGAAGGCTTGCACCTGTGCCAAATCCCGATCGACCTGAGCAAGCTAGCCGAATCCGCCACCACCGCTTTATTCGATCTTGCTACCAGCCGTCGCGTTCACCTATCATTAAATTATGGTGAATCTGAGTTTCGGCAATTTCTCTGGGTCAATGGGGATGCTTTTCAACTAGAGCGCGTATTCGCCAATCTGCTGACGAATGCCATCAATCACTCGCCACGCGGCGCAAAAGTAGAAGTCATTTTAGGCACCCAGGGTGCGCAGCAAGTAGTAAAAGTGATGGATACAGGCGCGGGAATTCAGCCTGATGAAATGCCACATTTATTCGGCAGGTTTTATCAAGGCGAAAGCGATCGCCAAGCCAGCGGCTCTGGTTTGGGGCTATATCTAGCTCGTCAAATTGTCGAGGCGCATGACGGGACGATTTGGGCCGAAAATCGCTCTCCCCAAGGCGCAGTTTTTGGATTTCGCATCCCGGCGATTACCCACGCTCTAAATTCCTAA
- a CDS encoding NB-ARC domain-containing protein: MTADEALALLDRLLQEQSLRDLQEQVFRHAWEGCTYPKMAELIGYDTGYIRDIGYELWRQLTQVLGEPVTKNNLQAVLRRQRDRSPKLAVPEVTQTSPPDRDCYWGEQIDVSSVIGRENELQQLERWLDNNSEVNPLEPRCRLISIVGMGGMGKTSIAAKLTQKLAAERKFERIVWQSLRNAPPLDKILFQLIAFVSHQQQTESADTVDAQISQLMAYLRTTRCLIVFDNFESILSHGGYREGYAGYSELLRRIATEHHASCLILTSREKPRTLIHLEGESGAVCTLDLLGLSEIEVAEIGSVNGCHTDDSSDWHQLQQSYSGNPLAIKIAATTIRDLFDGSVSAFLEQGVILCNGIEALLAQQFARLSEIEQQALYWLAIGREAVSISQLLADFILSGFRSQVLAALQSLDRQSLIEKSSGCFTLQPVVMEYVTAQFIDKICAEITTLDVTIFNSHALIQAQAKDYVRESQVRMILVPLVERLMGKLRSKLEIRNQLDRVLVKLRIEFVDTKGYAGGNLINLFRHLHIDSTGYDFSGLCIRQAYLSGINLHDTNFTNTDWADSVFTETFGSIEAVAFSPDGGYLASGDFYGDIRLWDARTFQLRSILRGHTNWVRAMAFSPDGRTLASGSFDRTVWLWDVSTGECLQTFADRAQAIQSVAFSPDGKLLVSGSLDTFVNSSDDCTIGIWDVSTGECLKTDYRETVYSVAVNPDGRTIVSGGADAKIGLWDINTGRCLKTWTTHQGKVYSVAFSPDGRTIASGGEDATLKLYDASTGECLSTYLGHRDELRSVIFSRDGRMLISGGKDRTIKLWDVRTGNCLKTLVGHENWIWSIAANPTHQIVASGGEDRTVRLWNLDTGNCLRVFQGYANTIYGMACAPAHSIDASPMLAAGYFGGALRLWNIQDVGVASPSGNRSTSLSGHSSSIRTVAFSPDGRFLASGGSGDDPIVKLWSVCDGRCCHILSGHTNGIWSVAFSPDGDILASSSSDRTVRLWSTLTGECVRMLPEDTDWVTSVLFLTSPTILACASRTIAFWNIQTGECIQTLQGDRIGKLALAMNPDGDILAGSSVDRSIALWRIDTGECLQVLHGHNAFVRSLAFSPDGQLLASGGGDNTIRLWDVRSGECLKSLQGHTHGVFAVAFVPHYSQEFADRQLLASTGTDASIRFWDVATGECVKIIQSPRPYEGMNIRGIQGLTAAQQENLIALGAIG, translated from the coding sequence ATGACAGCAGATGAAGCCCTAGCATTACTCGATCGACTACTCCAAGAACAGAGTCTCCGAGATCTTCAAGAGCAAGTGTTTCGTCACGCTTGGGAAGGTTGCACCTACCCCAAAATGGCCGAGCTAATCGGTTATGACACTGGATACATCCGCGATATCGGTTACGAACTGTGGCGACAATTAACTCAGGTATTGGGCGAACCCGTCACCAAAAATAATTTGCAAGCGGTATTGCGTCGCCAGCGAGATCGTTCGCCTAAACTAGCGGTGCCAGAAGTTACCCAAACTTCACCCCCAGATCGAGATTGCTATTGGGGCGAGCAGATCGATGTTTCTAGCGTCATTGGGCGTGAAAATGAACTCCAGCAGTTGGAACGATGGCTGGATAACAATTCTGAAGTTAATCCCCTTGAGCCACGTTGTCGGCTGATTTCGATCGTCGGTATGGGTGGCATGGGCAAAACATCAATTGCCGCTAAACTCACTCAAAAGTTAGCAGCCGAGCGCAAATTCGAGCGCATTGTCTGGCAATCCTTACGTAATGCCCCACCGTTGGATAAAATTCTCTTTCAACTTATTGCCTTTGTCTCCCACCAACAGCAAACCGAATCTGCGGATACTGTGGATGCGCAGATCTCGCAATTGATGGCATATTTACGCACTACTCGCTGTCTGATTGTCTTCGATAATTTTGAATCGATTCTCTCCCATGGCGGTTATCGGGAAGGTTATGCTGGGTATAGCGAACTCCTGCGCCGGATCGCAACCGAACATCATGCTAGTTGTTTAATCTTAACCAGTCGGGAAAAACCCCGAACTTTGATTCATTTAGAAGGGGAATCTGGGGCAGTTTGCACGTTAGATTTACTTGGTTTGAGCGAAATAGAAGTAGCCGAGATCGGTTCTGTGAATGGTTGTCATACAGACGATTCCAGCGATTGGCATCAATTACAGCAATCTTATTCTGGCAACCCATTAGCAATTAAAATTGCGGCGACGACCATTCGGGATCTATTTGACGGTAGCGTGAGCGCGTTTTTAGAACAGGGGGTAATTCTCTGTAATGGGATTGAGGCTTTACTGGCACAGCAATTCGCTCGATTGTCCGAGATCGAGCAACAGGCACTGTACTGGTTGGCGATCGGTCGCGAAGCTGTATCGATTTCGCAACTATTAGCAGACTTTATTCTCAGCGGATTTAGATCTCAAGTTTTAGCCGCATTACAATCGTTAGATCGGCAAAGTCTAATCGAAAAAAGTTCGGGCTGCTTTACTTTGCAACCCGTAGTGATGGAATATGTCACTGCACAATTTATCGATAAAATCTGTGCAGAAATTACGACTTTAGATGTGACAATCTTCAATAGTCATGCACTGATTCAGGCTCAGGCAAAAGACTATGTGCGCGAGAGCCAAGTGCGGATGATTTTAGTTCCGCTGGTCGAAAGACTCATGGGTAAATTGCGATCGAAACTAGAAATTAGAAATCAATTAGATCGAGTATTAGTTAAGCTGCGAATCGAATTTGTTGATACCAAAGGCTATGCAGGTGGCAATTTAATTAACTTGTTTCGGCACTTACACATCGACTCGACTGGCTATGATTTTTCTGGTCTGTGCATTCGCCAAGCCTATTTATCGGGCATAAATTTACACGATACTAATTTTACGAACACCGATTGGGCAGACTCAGTTTTTACCGAAACCTTCGGCAGTATTGAAGCAGTTGCCTTTAGTCCAGATGGCGGCTATCTGGCTAGCGGCGATTTTTACGGCGATATTCGATTGTGGGATGCCCGCACTTTCCAACTGCGATCGATCCTGCGCGGTCACACTAATTGGGTCAGGGCGATGGCTTTTAGTCCCGATGGTCGAACGCTAGCCAGTGGGAGTTTCGATCGTACCGTGTGGCTCTGGGATGTCAGTACAGGTGAGTGCTTGCAAACATTCGCAGATCGTGCCCAAGCAATCCAGTCAGTGGCATTCAGTCCTGATGGCAAACTACTAGTCAGCGGTAGCCTTGATACTTTTGTCAATAGTAGCGACGATTGCACGATCGGGATCTGGGATGTCAGCACTGGTGAATGTTTGAAGACCGACTATCGTGAGACGGTCTATTCAGTAGCAGTCAATCCTGACGGTCGAACTATTGTCAGTGGCGGTGCTGATGCAAAGATCGGGCTGTGGGATATTAACACCGGACGATGCCTGAAAACATGGACGACGCATCAAGGCAAGGTCTATTCAGTGGCATTTAGCCCCGATGGTCGAACCATCGCTAGTGGCGGTGAAGATGCCACCCTCAAACTCTATGATGCGAGTACTGGTGAATGTTTGAGCACTTATTTAGGACATCGCGATGAATTAAGGTCTGTTATTTTCAGTCGGGATGGTCGAATGTTGATTAGCGGTGGCAAGGATCGCACTATCAAGCTCTGGGATGTGCGGACGGGGAACTGTTTGAAGACACTGGTAGGTCATGAGAATTGGATTTGGTCGATCGCTGCTAATCCGACTCATCAGATCGTAGCTAGCGGTGGTGAAGACCGCACGGTCAGGCTTTGGAATCTGGATACTGGTAATTGTCTGAGAGTTTTTCAGGGTTACGCCAATACGATTTATGGGATGGCTTGCGCCCCAGCACATTCGATCGATGCGTCACCGATGCTAGCTGCTGGATATTTTGGTGGCGCGTTACGACTGTGGAATATTCAGGACGTTGGCGTAGCCTCCCCTTCGGGGAATCGCTCTACGAGTTTGAGCGGTCATAGTAGCTCCATTAGAACGGTAGCCTTCAGTCCAGATGGTCGATTTCTCGCTAGTGGCGGTAGCGGCGACGACCCGATCGTCAAACTTTGGAGCGTCTGCGATGGTCGGTGCTGCCACATTTTATCTGGACATACCAATGGCATTTGGTCGGTGGCATTTAGCCCCGATGGTGACATCCTTGCCAGTAGTAGCTCCGATCGGACGGTGAGACTGTGGAGTACGCTGACTGGGGAATGCGTCCGAATGCTACCAGAAGATACAGATTGGGTGACATCAGTATTATTTTTGACCTCCCCAACGATACTGGCTTGTGCTAGTCGGACGATCGCATTTTGGAATATCCAGACGGGAGAGTGTATTCAGACCTTGCAGGGCGATCGGATCGGGAAGCTCGCGCTCGCAATGAATCCCGATGGCGATATTTTGGCTGGCAGTAGTGTCGATCGGAGCATTGCCCTGTGGCGCATCGATACTGGTGAGTGTCTCCAGGTTTTGCACGGTCATAATGCCTTCGTTCGGTCGTTAGCTTTCAGTCCAGATGGGCAACTGCTAGCCAGTGGCGGTGGTGACAACACGATTAGGCTCTGGGATGTTCGCAGTGGTGAATGTTTGAAGAGCTTACAGGGGCATACGCATGGTGTGTTTGCAGTGGCGTTTGTGCCCCACTACAGTCAGGAATTTGCCGATCGACAGTTGCTAGCTAGTACTGGTACTGATGCCAGCATTCGATTCTGGGATGTTGCTACGGGTGAATGCGTCAAAATCATCCAATCGCCACGACCCTATGAGGGGATGAATATTCGGGGCATCCAAGGATTGACTGCTGCCCAGCAGGAGAATTTAATAGCCTTAGGAGCGATCGGATAG
- a CDS encoding MAPEG family protein, with amino-acid sequence MPHIQAMSIPLWGLVVFIGWTIAIVCLLLTVRIRHLAAGGAGQDFGTPQDDKNLFWRLYRVQANLVENLPLYLGVVFLLTVRGISGTTIDFLVATYIAFRLIHSAIHIAGLNPMLRVWCLAAQFGCLIALVSLAII; translated from the coding sequence ATGCCACATATTCAAGCAATGAGTATCCCGCTCTGGGGATTAGTAGTATTTATCGGATGGACGATCGCGATCGTTTGTCTTCTACTCACCGTTAGAATTCGGCATCTAGCGGCGGGTGGTGCGGGGCAAGATTTTGGCACTCCTCAAGATGACAAAAATTTGTTTTGGCGACTTTATCGAGTTCAAGCTAATTTGGTTGAGAATTTGCCACTGTATCTAGGTGTGGTGTTCTTGTTGACAGTGCGAGGAATTTCTGGAACGACAATCGATTTTCTGGTTGCCACATATATTGCATTTCGGTTAATCCATTCTGCGATCCATATTGCGGGATTGAATCCGATGTTGAGAGTGTGGTGTTTAGCAGCTCAGTTCGGTTGTCTGATTGCATTAGTAAGCTTGGCAATTATCTAG
- a CDS encoding GNAT family N-acetyltransferase, translated as MRILAVLPQYRSQGIGGQLSLECIDRAQQDKAETIGLHTSEVMVAARKMYERLGFKRDIELPSNFEIRYWRYVLRLDALAANS; from the coding sequence ATGCGGATCTTAGCCGTATTACCTCAGTACCGGAGTCAGGGCATCGGAGGGCAACTGAGTTTGGAATGCATCGATCGAGCACAGCAAGACAAAGCAGAGACGATCGGACTGCATACGAGCGAGGTAATGGTAGCTGCACGAAAAATGTACGAACGACTGGGCTTTAAACGGGATATTGAGTTGCCTAGCAACTTTGAAATCCGATACTGGCGGTATGTATTAAGATTGGATGCTTTGGCGGCAAACTCATGA
- a CDS encoding response regulator codes for MSLDRLKILLVEDDELFRLGLLVRLQREPSIEILTEANDGETAIDLAKQQLFDLVLLDIGLPGLGGIETCRQLKQNHPKLSILALTSRSDRSLIARLVAAGAQGYCLKGVGAETLILAMRSVIAGASWWDATATAEIHNLFQNNPTEDRTNATTIESLTRREQEILHLIADRKTDREIAEILYIAPGTVRVHVHTILHKLGASDRKQAVAIAIQNGIATEC; via the coding sequence ATGTCACTCGATCGCTTAAAAATTCTGTTAGTTGAAGATGACGAGCTATTTCGCCTGGGTCTACTAGTGCGATTGCAACGGGAGCCAAGTATCGAGATTTTAACCGAAGCAAACGACGGCGAAACCGCGATCGATCTTGCCAAACAGCAGTTATTCGATCTAGTACTTCTAGATATCGGTTTACCTGGATTGGGAGGGATCGAAACCTGTCGCCAACTCAAGCAAAATCACCCCAAACTGTCGATTTTGGCACTAACTTCGCGGAGCGATCGATCTCTAATTGCCCGCTTGGTGGCTGCTGGCGCGCAAGGTTATTGTCTCAAGGGTGTGGGAGCCGAAACACTGATTTTGGCCATGCGCTCGGTCATTGCAGGCGCATCTTGGTGGGACGCTACTGCCACCGCCGAAATCCACAATCTGTTTCAAAATAATCCCACAGAAGATCGAACTAATGCAACGACGATCGAATCTTTAACTAGGCGCGAGCAAGAGATTCTCCACCTCATCGCCGATCGCAAGACCGATCGCGAAATTGCCGAAATTCTTTACATCGCCCCTGGTACCGTGCGCGTTCACGTCCATACGATCTTGCACAAATTAGGCGCAAGCGATCGCAAACAAGCAGTCGCGATCGCTATTCAAAACGGCATAGCGACAGAATGTTAA
- a CDS encoding SDR family oxidoreductase: MNRLQGKRLLITGGTTGIGLETAKQFRLEGARVVVTGQNPDTLAQAQQELGEEVIVIKSDAGRVDEQQRLVAEIERVFGRLDGVFLNAGIAIFQPLEAWYEATFDNLIAVNFKGPFFLIQNLLPILANPASIVLNTSINAHIGMPNSSVYSASKAAMISLAKTLSGELIERGIRVNAVSPGPIATPILGKSGLPAEALHQVTEMLRSQIPLKRFGNPIEIAKAVVFLASDESSFMLGSEMIIDGGTSTL; this comes from the coding sequence ATGAATCGCTTACAAGGAAAACGGCTACTAATTACGGGTGGTACAACAGGGATTGGACTGGAGACAGCCAAGCAATTTAGGTTAGAAGGTGCGCGGGTGGTCGTTACTGGACAGAACCCAGACACATTGGCTCAAGCCCAGCAGGAACTAGGCGAAGAGGTTATCGTTATTAAGAGCGATGCAGGTCGAGTTGACGAGCAACAGCGATTGGTAGCAGAAATCGAGCGAGTTTTCGGTCGGCTCGATGGGGTATTTCTAAATGCTGGAATTGCCATTTTTCAACCGCTTGAGGCTTGGTATGAAGCAACGTTCGATAATCTAATTGCAGTCAACTTTAAAGGCCCCTTTTTTCTCATTCAGAATTTGTTGCCAATTTTGGCAAATCCTGCGTCGATCGTGCTGAATACCTCAATTAATGCTCATATTGGGATGCCAAACTCTAGTGTCTATAGTGCGAGTAAGGCGGCAATGATTTCACTTGCCAAAACTCTATCTGGCGAACTAATCGAGCGCGGGATTCGGGTCAACGCAGTTAGTCCAGGGCCGATAGCTACACCAATACTCGGAAAGTCCGGCTTGCCAGCAGAGGCTCTCCATCAGGTAACCGAGATGCTTCGCTCTCAGATACCATTAAAACGGTTTGGCAATCCGATTGAAATAGCCAAGGCAGTGGTGTTCCTTGCCTCTGATGAATCATCTTTTATGCTGGGTAGTGAGATGATTATTGATGGTGGCACGAGCACTTTATAG
- a CDS encoding helix-turn-helix domain-containing protein has protein sequence MKLSAPTPKTIDYRQANASDPFVPNPAVLASSGWDSLHVELHQQPKFEVAEHQHTMHVIAFGLPNTPEDRFAIGERWLAGTRETERRQLGDIAIIPAGIAHRCNWSTTARFGILAIEHTLLQQVGQDWINPERIELMPQFMSKRDDLIQSIFATLSAELATGGIGSNLLVDSLKTALAIHLLRNYCTTSPRLSSYADGLSDAKLTLITNYINSHLDLDLKLTELSSIAQISPYHFLRLFKKSVGITPHQYILQQRIDRAKYLLESSNLDISEIAFRVGFCDSSHLTRCFKSILGKTPRQWRQL, from the coding sequence GTGAAATTGTCAGCACCAACCCCAAAAACGATCGATTACCGTCAAGCAAATGCTTCAGATCCATTCGTACCCAATCCGGCTGTTCTAGCTAGTTCAGGCTGGGATAGTCTCCATGTCGAACTCCATCAACAGCCCAAGTTCGAGGTTGCCGAGCATCAACATACGATGCATGTCATCGCTTTTGGGTTGCCAAATACACCGGAAGATCGGTTTGCCATCGGCGAACGTTGGTTGGCTGGTACGCGGGAAACAGAAAGACGACAATTGGGTGATATTGCCATCATTCCTGCCGGAATCGCCCATCGCTGCAATTGGAGTACTACCGCTCGATTCGGCATTTTAGCCATCGAACACACACTACTTCAACAAGTCGGACAAGACTGGATAAATCCCGAACGAATCGAACTGATGCCTCAGTTTATGAGTAAACGAGACGATCTAATTCAAAGTATTTTTGCCACTTTGAGTGCGGAATTAGCAACGGGTGGCATCGGCAGCAACTTACTCGTAGATAGCCTAAAAACGGCGTTAGCCATTCATTTACTTCGCAACTATTGCACGACATCACCGAGGCTTTCTAGCTATGCTGATGGGCTATCTGATGCCAAATTGACGCTGATAACTAACTATATAAACAGCCATCTCGATCTAGATTTGAAGCTGACTGAGTTAAGTTCGATCGCCCAAATTAGTCCCTATCATTTCTTACGGTTGTTTAAGAAAAGTGTCGGAATTACACCGCATCAATACATTTTGCAGCAGCGGATCGATCGAGCAAAATACCTGTTGGAATCCAGCAATCTAGATATTTCTGAGATTGCTTTCAGGGTCGGCTTTTGCGATTCCAGCCACCTAACTCGATGTTTCAAAAGCATCTTGGGCAAGACACCCAGGCAATGGCGACAACTCTAA
- a CDS encoding YybH family protein: protein MEERVVNGSQDVANLTQQTAAANAALMRGDIDRYLALTEHAHDYTLMSPFGGEPTHGFDLSRRVEMGRFFSSGTFDQEVVATYATEDLAVLVTIERVCGEVGGLPKQDWSLRVTQVFRHEANAWQLVHRHADPLANGISLKLAAVLALGVADDRPSIE, encoded by the coding sequence ATGGAGGAAAGAGTTGTGAATGGGAGTCAAGATGTTGCTAACCTAACACAGCAGACAGCAGCAGCAAACGCGGCACTAATGCGTGGTGACATCGATAGATACCTCGCACTGACAGAACATGCACATGACTACACGCTGATGTCGCCATTCGGTGGAGAGCCGACCCACGGCTTCGATCTGTCGAGACGGGTCGAGATGGGCAGGTTTTTTAGTTCTGGCACATTCGACCAAGAGGTAGTCGCAACCTACGCCACAGAAGATTTAGCCGTACTCGTGACGATCGAGCGGGTGTGTGGTGAAGTCGGAGGCTTGCCCAAGCAAGACTGGTCGCTGCGAGTCACCCAAGTCTTTCGTCATGAAGCGAACGCATGGCAACTCGTGCATCGGCACGCAGATCCGCTGGCGAACGGCATTAGTTTAAAGCTGGCGGCTGTACTCGCACTAGGCGTAGCCGACGATCGCCCTTCGATCGAGTAA
- a CDS encoding peptidase domain-containing ABC transporter: MNIFKTARKIHDRESSPQRYDLLKDSHARILRLFRRHRVPVRLQLSALECGAACLAMILSYFGRPTQVAECRNLMGIGRDGATAETIAITARTLGLRVKAYAIEDLAEFRYVPLPAIAHWNFEHFVVIERWSPQQIEIIDPGSGRRRLTPIQFEAAFTGVVLTFEPGVNFDRQSTREQFSWHTYLSSYFFQTPGILLQILGASFLLQILGLALPILTQVLVDRILPAQNLDMMPMLGIGIVILVLAQVVTHYLRATLLIFLQARLDSQLMLSFFEHLLTLPFRFFEQRTTGDLLMRLSSNTTIRETFTSQTLSILLDGAFVLGYLVLLLNQATWFGLTVLGIGILQVAILFVTTDRMHDLMQQDLWAQAESQSYLVEALKGIETIKASGAEDRTLDRWSNLFFKQLNVSLKRNYLMAILDTTMLSVRIFSPLLLLWLGTLFVLNDTMTLGSMLAFNAIAIAVLTPLSSLVSNSQRLQLVGAHLERLTDVLAADPEQDVCLVHAAPKLTGCIELQQLNFRYDPNAPWVLRDISLKIAPGQKIALVGRSGSGKSTLAKLLLGLYLPTEGEIRYDNLPLQTLNWRTLRSQFGVVLQDAAIFSGSIRQNITLNHPQLSLEQVIQAAKLANIHDDIIRLPMGYETRIAEGGSGLSGGQLQRLAIARSIVNQPAILVLDEATSHLDVQTEHQVQQNLNNLSCTRIAIAHRLSTVQNADCILVLDAGRIVERGTHATLLAQQGIYAALVHSQLKA; this comes from the coding sequence ATGAATATCTTTAAAACAGCACGCAAGATCCACGATCGGGAATCGAGTCCCCAGAGATATGACCTCCTCAAGGATAGTCATGCCAGAATTTTGCGTCTTTTTCGTCGTCATCGCGTCCCGGTGCGGCTGCAACTCAGTGCCCTAGAATGTGGTGCAGCCTGCTTGGCAATGATCCTCAGCTACTTCGGTCGTCCTACTCAAGTCGCAGAATGCCGAAATCTGATGGGGATTGGGCGAGATGGTGCGACCGCTGAAACGATCGCCATTACGGCGCGGACGTTGGGACTGCGGGTCAAAGCCTATGCCATTGAAGACCTCGCCGAGTTTCGGTATGTGCCGCTACCAGCGATCGCCCATTGGAATTTTGAACACTTTGTAGTCATCGAGCGATGGTCGCCCCAGCAGATCGAAATCATCGATCCAGGCAGCGGACGACGGCGGTTAACACCGATTCAATTTGAGGCGGCTTTCACGGGAGTGGTGTTGACCTTCGAGCCAGGAGTTAACTTCGATCGCCAATCCACTCGCGAGCAATTTTCCTGGCACACCTATTTGTCGAGCTATTTCTTCCAAACCCCCGGTATCCTCCTGCAAATTCTGGGTGCCTCCTTCCTGCTCCAAATTTTGGGATTGGCTTTGCCCATTCTGACACAAGTGCTAGTCGATCGAATTTTACCTGCCCAAAATCTGGACATGATGCCGATGCTTGGAATTGGGATAGTCATCCTGGTGCTTGCCCAAGTCGTGACTCATTATCTGCGAGCTACTTTACTCATCTTCCTGCAAGCCCGTCTGGATTCTCAGCTAATGCTCAGTTTCTTCGAGCATCTGCTCACCTTACCCTTCCGTTTCTTCGAGCAGCGCACGACGGGCGATCTCTTGATGCGCCTGAGTAGCAACACCACGATCCGAGAGACCTTCACCAGTCAAACACTTTCAATACTTCTGGACGGAGCGTTTGTGTTGGGGTATCTGGTACTGTTGTTGAACCAGGCAACCTGGTTTGGACTGACAGTGCTGGGAATTGGCATCCTGCAAGTTGCCATCTTGTTCGTGACAACCGATCGGATGCACGATCTGATGCAGCAGGATTTGTGGGCGCAGGCAGAATCTCAAAGCTATTTAGTCGAAGCCCTCAAAGGCATCGAAACAATCAAAGCATCTGGAGCGGAAGATCGCACCCTCGATCGGTGGTCGAACTTATTTTTCAAGCAACTAAATGTATCGCTAAAACGAAACTATCTCATGGCGATCTTAGACACCACAATGCTCTCTGTGCGCATTTTTTCACCGCTGCTGCTGCTGTGGCTGGGGACACTATTTGTACTCAATGACACGATGACCCTCGGGAGTATGTTGGCCTTCAATGCGATCGCGATTGCTGTCCTTACACCGCTTTCTTCGCTGGTGTCCAATAGTCAACGTTTGCAATTGGTGGGTGCTCATCTCGAACGGCTGACGGATGTGCTAGCGGCAGATCCAGAGCAGGATGTCTGTTTGGTACATGCTGCTCCCAAGTTGACGGGATGTATCGAACTCCAACAGCTAAACTTTCGCTACGATCCAAATGCCCCCTGGGTATTGCGGGATATTTCCCTCAAGATCGCCCCTGGGCAAAAAATCGCACTGGTGGGTCGCTCCGGTTCTGGCAAAAGTACATTGGCAAAACTGCTGTTAGGTTTATATCTACCGACGGAAGGAGAGATCCGGTACGATAATTTACCGCTGCAAACCCTCAACTGGCGTACCCTCCGCAGTCAGTTTGGTGTCGTCCTCCAGGACGCTGCGATTTTTAGTGGATCTATCCGCCAAAATATTACATTAAATCATCCGCAACTTTCCTTAGAGCAAGTCATTCAAGCTGCCAAACTGGCAAACATCCATGATGACATTATCCGCTTGCCGATGGGGTATGAAACTCGCATAGCCGAAGGCGGCTCTGGGCTATCGGGAGGCCAACTTCAGCGTTTGGCGATCGCGCGATCGATCGTGAATCAGCCTGCCATTCTGGTGCTGGATGAAGCTACCAGTCATCTCGATGTTCAAACAGAACACCAGGTACAGCAGAACTTAAATAACTTATCCTGTACCCGCATTGCGATCGCGCATCGTCTCAGTACAGTCCAGAATGCGGATTGTATTTTAGTGCTGGATGCAGGCCGGATTGTCGAACGGGGAACGCACGCTACGCTCCTGGCACAACAAGGCATCTATGCCGCTCTCGTTCACAGCCAACTTAAGGCATAA